The sequence TTGGAAGCGATTGCCCAAATCGAATCTAAATTTAGCCCTTATGTTGTTAATGCCTGTGGTCGTGGCCATACTTTCAAATCCGCGGCAGAAGCGGCGAAATTTGTTAAAGAAAAACAGAAACAGGGATATCGCAATATTAGCGTTGGGCTGATGCAGCTCCATGTACCATCGCACCGACATCACTTTAAATCTCTCGAGCAAATGTGCGAGATTAAGTCCAATGTTGCTTATAGCGCAAAATTATTTAAGAAATTAAAAAGAAATGCAGGGTCGAATGAGGCAGCTGTTGAACGTTACCATTCTCCTGATCCGGCGGCACGAGAACGATATAAAACCCGGGTTTTTGGGGCATGGGCAAAAATTAAGCTTAAGCGCAAGAATGAACTTCAACAGATTAGCACTTCTCCTAAGACATACGAGGTAAAGCCTGAGAATAAAATAGAAAAGTCTAAAATTAGGCCCGCATTTTCTCCGGCAGGGATGGTAAGAAAAAAATAGTTTCACCTTGACAAGAGTATTCATTCTCTCCTCAATAAGGCTATGATTTATAAAGTGAGAGAACTACCATTATGAAATCTAAATTTTTTTTTGTACTAACCGCCGCTTTACTTTTACCTTTTCCATCGACAGCATTTCTCATTGACGATAATAAAATAATTCAATACTGGGAAGGGGACACGTTTATCAACATAACCCCCATGGAAGAATCACAGAGACGCGGAACAACTGAAGCTTTTGCCCAGGGTGTAGGGTCCATTTTAATTGAAAATCAAAAACATGCATCGATCAGTACGGCGGTTTTAATTGCTCCCAGCTTGCTCCTAACATGTGCACATTCCCTCCAGGAAAGAGATACTGCTGCTAAAATCAGTTTTGAAGTCAAGATTAATGGTGACTCTCACAAACGTAAAATTACAGATATTTTTTTGCCGAAGGATCCTCTATTTGAGGAGACCGGTGACATTGCTATTGTAAAACTAAACCAACCCATCCATATGATGTCTTATTTGCCGATCACCCCGCTCGCGACACATCAAATGATTCTCGAGGGAGGTAACGATAATAAAGCCGAGTTTATTGGCGTCTCAGCCGGCGCACTTAGAAAAAATGGTGACCCCTCACACAGCACTTTTTGCCGTCATGTGGGGATGTTTCATTTAAAAAAACCATCCTTTCTAGGATCATTAATATCACTATTTCGATTACCAGACACTTATAACCATGCTGATTACACGTTTCCTTCACACCATTCAAATTTTGTACCAATTTTTGATTATGAATATCAGCAAACACAATTCCCTTTAAAGGGTGGCTTACACGGCTGCTTACAGGCCGGCGACAGTGGCAGCCCCCTTCTTAAAAGCTTTAATGGCAAACTATACATTGTTGGTGTCGCAAGCGGTCAAACGCTGGATGAAGCCTTTGACTCAACCACCACCTCTCATTATAGACCTGGTGACTCATTTGAAAACCATTGGACACCTGCGTATAAGTATGGATCAGCCATTCAAGATATTCTACAATGTCATAATGCCCTCGATTATCAACCTGACTTTAAACCATCGCCTCGACTTTCTTAGAAAGTAAGAAGTATTGTAAACTAGCTAATTTTCATCTATCTACTTTAATAATCCCTAATAAAAATCATTGAAAAAAATTTTTAATGTGATATTTTATGACTGATTAATAAAATTGTAATAGGTTTATATAAAGCTCTTCACCTGCTACACTTTATAGTAGAGCCACGCCGAACTAGGTATTTATAATGACGGGTTACCACGATTTTCAAGAGATGAGTTCTCATTATCTTCAACGCATGAAACGGTTACCGATGTTAGAAGTTGATGAAGAATATCAGCTGGCCAAGCAATGGCGAGAAACAGGGGATAAGAAAGCTGTTGATAAGCTTGTCTTAAGCCATCTTAAACTTATTGCCAAAATAGCCCATGGATACCGGGGATATGGCTTACCGATAAGCGATCTTATCTCTGAAGGGCATATCGGCATTATGCAAGCTATGCGCCATTTTGATCCCGATAAAGGTTTTCGTTTGTCCACTTATGCAATATGGTGGATTAAAGCTGCTATACAAGAATACATTCTTCATAGCTATTCTCTTGTTAAAATAGGAACAACATCCGCCCAAAAGAAATTATTTTTTAATTTACGCAAAGAAAAAATGGCATTCCAAAATTTTGATGAACTTGATCTGTCCCCTGAAACGGCCAGTCAAATCGCTAAAAAATTAGGCGTAAAGGTGGAAGAGGTCATGCAAATGAATCATCGCCTATCATCAGTAACTAATTCTTTAAATGCCCCTATTAAATCATCCGCGGAAGGCGATTCTGAATGGATAGATTGGCTAGCGGATGATCGGGATACGCATGATGTCCATATCGCCGAGATTGATGAAATGAATAAACGCCGAGCGTTGCTGGGCGAAGCAATGAAAAGTCTAAACCAACGTGAACAAACGATTATACATGACCGTCGCCTGAGAGAAGAACCTTTAACCCTAGAAGAAGTAAGCGATAAATTAGGGGTTTCGAGAGAACGTATTCGCCAAATTGAACTACGGGCCTTTGACCGTTTACAAAAAGCCGTCAAACGCCTTAACAGAAAAGATTCGGATTTTAGCTAATGGTAATGCGGGATTGGCTCAATAAAATTCCACGCCCTCTTTTCCAACCTCGATTGGCATTGGCGACACTTAAGCTTTCTTTGAATCGGGAAGTCCCCTATGACCTTATGCGCATCTTTGGGATCTTTGGCCTGATTCACACGCTTTTAATCTATATAGTTGGAATTAATTATAAAGGTGTAGCAGATGTAGAAATAATCTTAAGGATTACTAACTTTACTTTATTTATCCCCCTTGTCTTTATAGAAAATTGGCCCGCTTGGCTACACCGAATCAAAAAATACTATTGGTTTTTCACCATTACGTTTGTTTTACCGTTTTTTGCAACCTTTATGTTCATTTTTCATAACGGAAGCCGTGCTTGGTTTACCAAAATCACAGTGGCCTTGCTGTGGATGGTTTTAGTAACTAACTGGAGCATGTTTCTTTTATGTTTAATAGCGGGAATTATGAGTGGAATCTTGGTTTATGGAGCAATTATAGATCCTAATTTCTCTAATTTTAATTTATCGTGGGCAGAATTAATTAATTCGTTTTGGATCGTCATTATTGCTGGTGTTTTTTCCTTAAAACGGGATGAAATAACTCGCAATCGTCTGGATTCCATGCGATCATTAGCCGGCGCAATCGCCCATGAAATGCGAACTCCCTTATTCGGCATCCGCTCTGCATCCACTTATCTTTCACAAAAACTTCCTAATTTTTTGGAAAAGTATACTCAAACACAAGGAAATGACCTTACCGAAAAAGACAAGAAATCTATTGAACGTATCATTAAAACCCCCGAGAAAATTAACGACATTACTAAAAATGCATTTTCAATTATTGATATGTTGTTAACTAACCTCAAAGGTATCAACGGTAAGTTGGAATGTACTGCTTATTCGGCCAATAGTATTATTGAGCAAGCTTTAGAACTTTATCCTTTATCGCCAAAAGAAAGACTTCTTATTCATTATGCCCCCGCCTCTGATCAAATGATCATAGGAAACAAAGATTTATTGATTCATGTTTTATTTAATCTTTTAAAAAACGCCCTTTACCATATAAAGGAAGATTCTAAAGGGGAAATCTATATCTGGACTGAGAATACAGCAGATTTCTTCACCATCTTTTTTAAAGATACAGGCAAAGGGATTCCAGGAAATACCCTTCCTTTCATCTTTGATCCATATTATAGTAGCACCAAATATGGAACAGGTGTTGGTCTACATTTTTGCAAACAAGTGGTCGAAGGATGTGGAGGAAAAATAACCTGTCGTTCTATAAAAAATCACGAAACAATATTTAAAATGGAACTTAAAAAGCAGCATGATAACAACCCAACATACCCTGAAGGCGAGCCCAGCCTTAACGAGATTTGATTTTTTCAATCGGCTGAAAGAATTAAAAGACGATTTCCACAATAATATTCTTTTTAAAGCAATGGTCAACGGTGAGTTTACGCCCGCTGCTCGTGATAAATTTCTTTTCCATCATCAATTTTTCTCAGACCAATTTCAGCGCTTAATTATGCTAAGGTCTGCTATGTGCACTCATCCTCAGCTCGAAGATATTTTCTATGGGCACCTCGTGGAAGAGCTTGGCCATCATAAAATGTTAGAAGCTGAACGCAATAAAATATCTCTTAAGAAAGACATTATAATCGAGGCTCTAACCATGTGGTTTCCTTATCAAATGTTTTCCACTTCCCCTCTTGAACAACTTGTTATTGTTAATTGTGGGGTTGAAACAGCAGCATTAATTATTTATCATTATGCAATTCCCGCTTTGGATCCTGAAAAAAAATCAGAATTCTTCAGGATTCATGAAATTCATGATGGGTATCATCAAACAATGGGGCACGATTTGTTAAAAAACCTTACTTCTCAAGAATATGAGAGATTAATTGCAATTTTAGAAGATACCTGGGCGATCTTAAATACTTTAATGGCCAGGTTGTGTACTTTATCTTTAGCGGATTAAGCAACATTTAAGATCTATTATATTATCGTAAGACATAAGCTTTGTTCATAGTTGGATTCAAAATGACTTTTTTACCTTATTACAAATTTCCTTCGACCGTCGTTCTAATTGATGATGCGGAAACAACAATTGAAGAAGTTGCAAAACTCTTTGAAGATGAACCGCAGATTACAAAAGTCTTTACCCACCAACAAGAAGCTTTGGATTTTATCAATAATTCACCTAAAACCGATGGCTTTATAAGCCGTCTGCAAGATGCTCCTGCCAGCTATGATTCTTTATATGCTTGTCATGAGGAAATCTATAATTCCGATCGATTCAACCAAGTTTCCTGCGTGTTGATAGACTATGACATGCCTGGAATGAATGGTCTTTCAGTTTGTGAAAAAATTAAAGATAGCCGTATTAAAAAAATACTATTAACTGGTGTTGCTGATGAACAGGTGGCAATAAACGCTTTCAACCGCGGCCTCATTGATTACTTTATCCGTAAGCATGATCCCAACTCTCCCGAACTTGTTCTAGAATTTACTCAAGATGCTATTAACAGGTTTTTTTATGATGTAACCCATCCAGCCATTGAATCTGTTATCAAACAAAGTTCATGGATAAATTCCCCGTTGAATATCGCTGACTATCGCACTTTTTTTGCAAAATTAATACATGAGCTACAAATTGTAGAATATTATTTATTAGATATTTCAGGGTCATTCTTCGCCATCGATAGCAATGGAATGGCAATCATTATTCAGACACTTACATCGGAAATGCTGGACCAACAGATAGAAGATTTAAAAAATACAATTCATTGGAAAAACTTAAAAGACTCTGATCAGCAAGCCATTATTCGTCGCGAAAAAACCCTTTGTTTATCCCCCCTTGTTGGGGCAGAGGAGCCAGATTATATCCTTGCAACAGTACGACTTGTCCCTCATCAAACAGGGTTATATGTGGCTAGATTTAGCGATGCGACGCGTGATCTAAATAAAATTAAACACTTCCATTTTCTCTAAAGACGAGTCGCTTAATTCACCTTACCCCATACCAATCATTTTAGGTTGTTCCTGGAGAGCTTGAGAGTATCCATAAGGCTGTGACATCCCATAAGGTTGCGACTGAATAGGAGCGGTCTGAGGTGCGTAATAACCTTGAGGCGCAGGGTGTGAATAAACTGGTTGCGATGGCGGCAGCCCTTGGGGAGAATGGATACGAGCATACGATTGCGTCCCAACAACAGAGGGTGGATAAGACTGCCCAAAAGAGGCTTGCGGCCCATATGACAATGGTTGCTGTGGTGCCATACCTTGTTGTTGGCCCCGTTGCCCTGCTTGCATAAAGGCTTGCTGAGACGGCGTAGACTGATGGATCACCTCTGCAGATTGATAGGGGACATGAGGTTGAGAATGATGGGGGGGAAACTGCCTCATGCTGGGAAGAGATTGGTGGGGTGTCATTGCCCCCGGATGCGCTGTTGAGGGTGGGGAGGGTGGTGTTGTCCCAAAAGGTGACGGCCTAAAAACACGATTAAAAGCTCGACCGCCAGAACCTACAATTGCTTGGCTTTGTTGAGAAAATTTGTTCTGCATTTGTAGGGCAAAAGGCTGTAAAGATGGTGGAACTTTTTGAACAGCCTTATTAAGAAGACCACCGCCTAATTTACTTTCAATACTGGCCACTTTTTGATTGACAAAGCTTGAGGCAATTCCCCCTGCTGCCTTTAGAAATGGGTTTGGTTTACCCTCAGTTCCAGCGGGATTCTGGTTTTGGCTTGCTTGCTGCCAAGTGGTTGGATGATTAGATGACTCTTCCTTAATATTTGAGACGGCCGCAAGAAATCCAACCCCAAAAAAGACACCACTTAAAAGCAACAATATCAAAAATAATCCAAATAACGACATTTTACTCATAATGATCGCTAACTCCTCTAACCACCGCCAAATCCCTGTGTGACGACGTTTCTTAGTCGTCTCCCCTGGGCGCTTCTCACTATATAAATTAGGTCGGTTTGACCGCGTTTTTTTCTTTTTTTCAATTTGCTTTGCTTTTAATTTTTTAAGATGCAAAGATTTTTTTAGAACTTTTTTACGACCCTTTGAGGTTTGGAGTGCCATGATCTGATCCGCAATGACAGGACGATCAGCATTTGCCACTCCCACCCGCAAGGGACTAGGGCTATGCATTCGTTTTTGCTCTGAGATAATATCCTGTTCAACAAGAAACTTTGGCAATGGCGAGGAACTTACCCCTGTCTTAACAAACGTCAAAGAAGGACTGCTTTCTTTCAACCGTTCCAACGCCTTGATCATTGTCATCAATTCATCAAGGGTTTCTTGCTGCTTGGTAGAATTCGCTGCCACCCTGATCTCACTCTCAATTAATCTTAAATTCATTATGGCATTATCCACAAAAAATATAACAATTTTTTATAAAATTTTTGCATTTTTCCCTGCTTTTAACCGTTTTTTTACCCCTGGCTGATAGAATCAAATTAGAAATCCTGATATTAGGCCATAAAATGATCCGTTTATTGCTCTGTTTATTCATTTTTACATCCAGTGCGAATGCTCTTTTTGGAATAGGGGGGAGCAAAGCCAACACGTCTCAGAAGCAAGCGCAACAACAATCCTCAACCCAAAAGCCGACGACGAGCGTTTTCAATAAACTTAAGAAGGCTGTGACGCCAACAAAAAAAACAACAGTACTTCAACAAAGTACAGCAAAACCAAAGACAGGCTTTTTAAGTTCACTTAAAAAAGCAGTGACGCCAGCTAAAAAACCGGCCTCCCCTACAACCGCAGCAAAGGCCCCATCAAGTACGGAAAAACCGAAGACAGGTCTTTTAAGCTCCCTTAAAAAAGCAGTAACACCTGCCAAAAAACCCACCTCACCCATCACAACGGCCAGCTCATCACCACCCAAAACAGGTATTTTTAGCAAACTAAAGAATGTTGTTACCTCTAAGAAGACGACAACCCCTTCCCCAACAGAAGACGGAGAGGGATCAGTGGAAGGAACCACGTCACCACCCAAAACAGGTATCTTTAGCAAATTAAAGAATGCTGTTACCTCTAAGAAGACGACTACTCCTTCCCCAACAGAAGACAGAGAGGGATCAGTGGAAGGAACCACGTCACCACCCAAAACAGGTATCTTTAGCAAATTAAAGAATGCTGTTACCTCTAAGAAGACGACTACTCCTTCCCCAACAGAAGACGGAGAGGGCTTGGAAGGGGACGGACGAGAGCAAGATGGAATATCACCCTCTAAACAAGGTTTATTGAGCAAAATTAAAGGAGCTGTCTCATCTGGCCAACATACTGATGGCACACCAAAATCAGGATTATTGACACGCTTGGCAAAAAATAGCATGAATTTGGTTACCTCTACTCAATGTACCGCGGCAAGATGTACAGACCCTAAGTTCATGACACCCGAAAATGCAATGTCGTGCCTCTCCACTGTTGGTAGAGCCCGTACAAATATCAATTGTTCTAAGGCATTTTATAATAAATTTTGTCAAGACTCTGAGCTGGGTGATTACGAAGAAAGTTGTCAAATTGCAAGTGAAGCGATTCAGCAGGGGGCAAGCGGATTGGGTCAAGCAACCAATGTGGTCAGTAAGATCAATACCTTAGTTAATTGTACGGCTGCTTATTGCAGTACCCCTAATTTAAAGAGAAATGATCTCTATAAATGCATTGGTACGCCTAAACTTATTCAGTTAAATCAAGCATGCGCTAATACTTATTACAGCATGCATTGTCAAAACTCAGGGGATGAGTCTGCCCCCCGTGCTGCAGAATTTTGTAATGTTATTGCTGAACAACAAGGTGGGTCGGACCTTGAGGCTACAACGCCGCATGATGGTTTAAATAGCGAAATTAGCTCGGAAGGAGATGTTAGTGAAACAGACTCAGAAGGATCACAGGATACGCCCGACTTAGAATTCCAGGAAACAGAGGAAGCTCGACAAGAAACATCGCAGTCTAAGCATAGAAACAAGGGAAAAAACAACGATGAAATAAGTTTACCCAAAGTTACTAACATGCCCTCCAATGGCAATGAAACAGAAGGAGAAGAAGCAATTCAACCAACCGTTTCAGAGTTTGAAAATACAGGAAGCGGAAGAAATTCAAAGCAGCCAACCGCAGCGGCAACAGAGAACGTTGACGATTCCTCGGAAGCATCTCTACCTTCAGCTGACATCAATTCAGACACACCGACAGCAGAAGAGGGAACTACCGCGCAATCTCCAACACCTCCTTCTGAAACCGCTGATGAGTCTGCCGATGGATCTGCACCCTCCCCTGACATCAATTCAGACACACCGACAGCAGAAGATGGAGCAACCGAGCAATCTCCAACACCTCCTTCTGAAACCGCTGATGAGTCTGCCGATGCCTCCACACCCTCCCCTGACGCCAATTCAGACACTCCACCAGCAGAAGATGGAGCAACCGAGCAATCTCCAACACCTCCTTCTGAAACCGCTGATGAGTCTGCCGATGCCTCTGCATCGCCCACTGACGCCAGTACAGACACACCAACAGCAGAAGAGGGAACTACCGCGCAATCTCCAACACCTCCTTCTGAAACCGCTGATGAGTCTGCCGATGCCTCCACACCCTCCCCTGACGCCAATTTAGACACTCCACCAGCAGAAGATGGAGCAACCGAGCAATCTCCAACACCTCCTTCTGAAACCGCTGATGAGTCTGCCGATGCCTCTGCACCCTCCCCTGACGCCAATTCAGACACACCACCATCAGAAGACGGAGCAACAAAGACAATTGCTCCTGCCCAATCGACAAAAGTAGAGGCAGCTAAGAAAACTGAAAATACATCACTGTCTTCCGATAAGGCTGCGCCTTCCACTCAACCAAAAAAAAGAAGCAGCGGGGGTAATTGCCAAGGCGTCATTACCTATCGAGTGCTTTCTGATAGGAATAACCACCCCTCTTCTCTCAGAACAGGCAGAATTACGGCCACCTCAATGGCTGATGATGACGATGAGGAGGATGATGACACTTACTATTAGAATTATTCCTTCATGAATCCAACCTTTTAGAGCTTGTGATTAGAGGGGACGAAAGATACAATTTAATTAAATTACTCTAATAGTTTATCACTTGATGACCACTAAAACTTTATCGTATGAACAGGTAGCCCTACCAAAATTTTCAATTAAACCAGAAGATTTGACCGCCACACCTAATCCGGTTACTTATTTTGATTTAACGTCCCATGCCCGAGCAGGCACCGCAATTAGTACAGGCCTTAAAATGCGCCGCTATGGGGCCAATGTGTTTGTTATTGGGGGAGATCGTAGTGCTCGCATGCTGGCCACGATGCAATACCTTGAAGATTATATAAAAAGCATTCCACCGTGTGGTGACTGGGTCTACCTAAATAACTTTGAAACGAATTATCGTCCTATTCCCTTTCAATTGCCTCGAGGACAATCTATAAAGCTAAAAAGATCTTTAAATGAGTTCATTGAAGCAACCATTGATTTGTTCAACACCACGCTAACGAGTGGGGTATTTATTAATGAAGTGAATGCTTTAACATCTGAATTAGATCACCAAATTCAAGAGCAGATAGAAGAGGTTCAAAAAATTGCAATCTCTAAGGGTTTAAAAGTTGAAACCACAAATGATGAATTCACCATTACCACCCTCGAAGAAAATGAAGGGACTAACTCTACGAAAGAAAAATTCACGCCCGAGGACCTGCAATCTATTCGGGAGCAACTCGCCCAAATCTCATCTCTTGCCCATTTCCAAGGTCGAGAATTAACGCAAAAAATACAAACACTCAAGACAGCGGAAGCTGAAAAAATTCTCAAACCGCTTTTGGCACCCTTCCGTAAAGCATATGATAAATATTTAGGCAAATGGATTGATACTTTAAAAGATGACATTCTGAATCATATTGATCACTTCATCATTGATGAATCCGACCCAACGACTATTGAAGAGATTCGGGATCGCTATGCCGTGAATGTTTTGGTTAACAATAAGGAATCAATGCATGCCCCTTTAATTTTAGATCCAGCCCCAACCTATGAAAGTATTTTTGGTTGCATCAAATATAAGACGGGTCCTTCAGGGTATACAACCGATTTTACCATGATTCGTCCTGGCAATTTACATCGCGCGAATGGAGGCATCTTGGTCTTACGGGCCGAGGCCATTGCCCAAGATCCTGGTTTGTGGATTGCGCTTAAAACAGCCTTGCGCGATCGGCAAATTCGTATCGAAGAATTTCACCGCGAAAATGCTCTTCCGATACTTGATGCGCCTGATCCTAAACCGGTCCCACTTGATATTCAGATATTCTTAGTGGGAGCACCCATATGGTTCTACAACTTCTTTTACTTGGATCCTGAATTTAAAACTTATTTTAAAGTTAAGGCTGATATTGAACCCGACCTTCCTGCAAATGCTCACAATATTAGCGTTTGTACACGCTTATTCCGGCAAATTTCCCTAAAAACTTCTGGCAAAGATCTTGAACAAGGCGCCATTCAATGCTTGCTTGGCTATAGTTCACGCTGGATTAATAACCGAGAATGGTTATCTTCAAAATTTGAGCTGATGACGGATATTATTAATGAGGCCAATGAACTCGCTATTGAAGAGGGATCCCCCCTAACAAAAGCCAGCCATATTAAAGAGTCCATCATCCATCGCCGCCTGAGAACCTGTGGGGTAGAAGATCGCACTCACCGAGAAATCGAACGAGATGTTGTCTTAATTGAAACACATGGTAA is a genomic window of Candidatus Paracaedibacter acanthamoebae containing:
- a CDS encoding transglycosylase SLT domain-containing protein; this encodes MKKIVGMSLGILATTGYVNCFATTLKQQSVEEIRKVEKEKGIELGLLEAIAQIESKFSPYVVNACGRGHTFKSAAEAAKFVKEKQKQGYRNISVGLMQLHVPSHRHHFKSLEQMCEIKSNVAYSAKLFKKLKRNAGSNEAAVERYHSPDPAARERYKTRVFGAWAKIKLKRKNELQQISTSPKTYEVKPENKIEKSKIRPAFSPAGMVRKK
- a CDS encoding sensor histidine kinase: MRDWLNKIPRPLFQPRLALATLKLSLNREVPYDLMRIFGIFGLIHTLLIYIVGINYKGVADVEIILRITNFTLFIPLVFIENWPAWLHRIKKYYWFFTITFVLPFFATFMFIFHNGSRAWFTKITVALLWMVLVTNWSMFLLCLIAGIMSGILVYGAIIDPNFSNFNLSWAELINSFWIVIIAGVFSLKRDEITRNRLDSMRSLAGAIAHEMRTPLFGIRSASTYLSQKLPNFLEKYTQTQGNDLTEKDKKSIERIIKTPEKINDITKNAFSIIDMLLTNLKGINGKLECTAYSANSIIEQALELYPLSPKERLLIHYAPASDQMIIGNKDLLIHVLFNLLKNALYHIKEDSKGEIYIWTENTADFFTIFFKDTGKGIPGNTLPFIFDPYYSSTKYGTGVGLHFCKQVVEGCGGKITCRSIKNHETIFKMELKKQHDNNPTYPEGEPSLNEI
- the rpoH gene encoding RNA polymerase sigma factor RpoH, translating into MTGYHDFQEMSSHYLQRMKRLPMLEVDEEYQLAKQWRETGDKKAVDKLVLSHLKLIAKIAHGYRGYGLPISDLISEGHIGIMQAMRHFDPDKGFRLSTYAIWWIKAAIQEYILHSYSLVKIGTTSAQKKLFFNLRKEKMAFQNFDELDLSPETASQIAKKLGVKVEEVMQMNHRLSSVTNSLNAPIKSSAEGDSEWIDWLADDRDTHDVHIAEIDEMNKRRALLGEAMKSLNQREQTIIHDRRLREEPLTLEEVSDKLGVSRERIRQIELRAFDRLQKAVKRLNRKDSDFS
- a CDS encoding response regulator, which codes for MTFLPYYKFPSTVVLIDDAETTIEEVAKLFEDEPQITKVFTHQQEALDFINNSPKTDGFISRLQDAPASYDSLYACHEEIYNSDRFNQVSCVLIDYDMPGMNGLSVCEKIKDSRIKKILLTGVADEQVAINAFNRGLIDYFIRKHDPNSPELVLEFTQDAINRFFYDVTHPAIESVIKQSSWINSPLNIADYRTFFAKLIHELQIVEYYLLDISGSFFAIDSNGMAIIIQTLTSEMLDQQIEDLKNTIHWKNLKDSDQQAIIRREKTLCLSPLVGAEEPDYILATVRLVPHQTGLYVARFSDATRDLNKIKHFHFL
- a CDS encoding AAA family ATPase — its product is MTTKTLSYEQVALPKFSIKPEDLTATPNPVTYFDLTSHARAGTAISTGLKMRRYGANVFVIGGDRSARMLATMQYLEDYIKSIPPCGDWVYLNNFETNYRPIPFQLPRGQSIKLKRSLNEFIEATIDLFNTTLTSGVFINEVNALTSELDHQIQEQIEEVQKIAISKGLKVETTNDEFTITTLEENEGTNSTKEKFTPEDLQSIREQLAQISSLAHFQGRELTQKIQTLKTAEAEKILKPLLAPFRKAYDKYLGKWIDTLKDDILNHIDHFIIDESDPTTIEEIRDRYAVNVLVNNKESMHAPLILDPAPTYESIFGCIKYKTGPSGYTTDFTMIRPGNLHRANGGILVLRAEAIAQDPGLWIALKTALRDRQIRIEEFHRENALPILDAPDPKPVPLDIQIFLVGAPIWFYNFFYLDPEFKTYFKVKADIEPDLPANAHNISVCTRLFRQISLKTSGKDLEQGAIQCLLGYSSRWINNREWLSSKFELMTDIINEANELAIEEGSPLTKASHIKESIIHRRLRTCGVEDRTHREIERDVVLIETHGKKLGIVNGLSVLSTGDHYYGIPNRISARTFAGDKGIINIERLIEMSGPIQQKGAMILDGFLNGKFSQKHPVSFSCSLTFEQSYEEIEGDSASVAELIAILSSLSKVRVRQDMAVTGSINQFGEIQAVGGLNHKIEGFFRVCKFRGFTSTQGVIIPASNTEHIILRDEISDAIRGGKFHIWAVSTIDEAIGLLMSADAGKPDKNGKYTKESVYGLVQDQLTVFSKSLEKR